In Nostoc sp. GT001, a genomic segment contains:
- a CDS encoding ABC transporter permease produces MTQQEPDVLLNGWVKAPPTVRGNSISAIKELVTKTLAIAELEIRKLRHDPTDLVVRAVQPALWLLIFGQVFARTRAIPTGNLPYLDFISAGILAQSILFVAIFSGGMTLIWERDLGIVHKFLASPTPRVAMVLGKALACGVRCLSQVIFIYGLAFLLGVKLNLHPLAILQVLLLVILGAGTFCIFSLIIGCLVKSRERMTGIGQLLTMPLFFASNAIYPISLMPSWLKFISHLNPLTYLVDGLRSTMLLNGTSIYGFGLDCTILLLTLIILAILGGKLYPRVAM; encoded by the coding sequence GTGACACAGCAAGAACCAGACGTACTGCTCAACGGTTGGGTTAAAGCACCACCCACTGTCCGAGGAAATTCGATCTCTGCAATTAAAGAGCTAGTTACAAAAACCCTGGCGATCGCTGAATTGGAAATCCGTAAACTCCGCCACGATCCCACTGATTTAGTCGTTCGGGCTGTGCAACCAGCTTTATGGCTCTTAATTTTTGGGCAAGTTTTCGCCCGAACTCGCGCAATTCCTACAGGGAACTTACCCTATTTAGACTTTATTTCTGCTGGCATTTTGGCTCAGAGTATTTTGTTCGTGGCAATTTTTAGTGGTGGAATGACGCTAATCTGGGAGCGAGATTTAGGCATTGTCCATAAATTTTTAGCTAGTCCTACGCCTCGCGTGGCGATGGTGTTGGGCAAAGCCCTAGCATGTGGGGTGAGGTGCTTATCTCAGGTAATATTCATTTACGGATTAGCATTTTTATTAGGTGTCAAACTAAATCTTCATCCCCTAGCTATTCTCCAAGTACTGCTACTAGTCATACTGGGGGCGGGAACATTTTGTATTTTTTCATTAATTATTGGCTGTTTGGTGAAAAGCCGAGAAAGGATGACGGGTATTGGACAATTGTTAACCATGCCCTTATTTTTTGCTAGCAATGCCATATATCCGATCTCGTTGATGCCCAGTTGGTTAAAGTTCATTTCCCATTTAAATCCGTTGACTTATCTGGTTGACGGCTTACGTAGCACCATGCTGTTGAATGGTACTAGCATCTATGGCTTTGGTCTGGATTGTACAATTCTCTTATTAACATTAATAATTTTAGCCATCCTTGGTGGAAAACTTTATCCACGGGTGGCCATGTAA
- a CDS encoding MarR family transcriptional regulator — MTLDKPNQGATSEECAARVMETVPLVMRFIRADMRAHSAAFLSIPQLRSLAFINRNPGASLSDLAEHLGVTSATASATIERLVQRDFVKRIAHPQERRRVLLNLTEDGKHHLKQSQDQTRAHITDLLKGLSEDQISNIEEGLTLLKNVFEKTELKAP, encoded by the coding sequence ATGACCTTGGATAAACCTAATCAAGGTGCAACTTCCGAAGAATGTGCCGCTAGAGTAATGGAAACAGTTCCATTAGTGATGCGGTTTATCCGAGCGGATATGCGTGCCCATAGTGCCGCTTTTTTATCTATACCTCAATTGCGATCGCTAGCATTTATCAACCGGAATCCTGGTGCTTCATTATCTGACTTAGCAGAGCATTTAGGTGTCACCTCTGCCACGGCATCAGCAACCATAGAACGCTTGGTACAACGCGACTTCGTGAAACGGATTGCTCATCCTCAAGAGCGGCGGCGGGTGCTGCTCAATTTAACTGAAGATGGAAAACATCATCTCAAGCAATCCCAAGATCAAACTCGCGCTCATATTACCGACTTGCTCAAAGGTCTTTCAGAAGACCAAATTTCCAATATTGAAGAAGGCTTAACTCTACTAAAAAATGTCTTCGAGAAAACAGAACTCAAAGCCCCATAA
- a CDS encoding YiaA/YiaB family inner membrane protein: MQTIGTQKDSAAWVIQTWAAFVISISMTSFGIVNLPVNGWVKGFMGMGMAFSVGSTFTLAKTTRDLHETRRLTARLDEAKVEKLLSQHDPLNFK; encoded by the coding sequence ATGCAAACAATTGGTACCCAAAAAGACAGTGCAGCTTGGGTTATTCAAACTTGGGCAGCTTTTGTGATTTCTATTTCTATGACCAGCTTCGGTATTGTCAATTTACCTGTAAATGGCTGGGTGAAAGGCTTTATGGGTATGGGTATGGCTTTCTCTGTTGGCTCAACTTTTACTTTGGCAAAAACTACTAGAGACTTGCACGAAACTAGAAGATTAACCGCTAGGTTAGATGAGGCAAAAGTAGAAAAATTACTTTCACAACACGATCCTCTAAATTTCAAATGA
- a CDS encoding type II toxin-antitoxin system RelE/ParE family toxin: protein MKYRIEISSVAEAEADSAFLQLSQVTSPERASQWYAGLLQVIESLSQMPSRCSLARENDYFSQEIRQILYGRGRNSYRIIFTILAGQEISTVRVLHIRHAAQQTLGESLDALRRPKD from the coding sequence ATGAAATACCGCATTGAAATCTCTAGTGTAGCTGAAGCAGAAGCAGACAGTGCATTTTTGCAGTTATCTCAAGTTACTTCTCCTGAAAGAGCAAGTCAGTGGTATGCAGGATTACTACAAGTTATTGAGTCTTTATCGCAAATGCCAAGCCGATGTTCTCTAGCTAGAGAAAATGATTATTTTAGCCAAGAAATTCGCCAGATACTTTACGGTCGAGGACGCAATTCATACCGAATAATTTTCACGATTTTGGCAGGACAAGAAATATCGACAGTACGTGTTCTTCATATCCGTCACGCTGCACAGCAGACCCTTGGTGAATCACTGGATGCTCTGAGACGACCTAAAGACTAG
- a CDS encoding DUF4335 domain-containing protein has product MPLSNSVIRCYTPPTCTLEVFAQSSPLSRWMGKTVLKHLSFELRFDDPRLPEEHRVPIRGDREQLETLCDAVTNYVQQFLQQSPESFWVNFSSTQESSTALDEPELKSSTKTLNASSTQIPGANIHLEPSSYLTHNLFLGSLANYSSGPVIQLSLLQLFDLASALDEYSTDVMALPTLNSTGSTLRFPAWAPIAAVLVLGIGFLPVTWQYANNIREKQQQTAKTSNSEAVKTALEPSSSLNFPTPEPGLTPPSNNLLDSTPPLSTSTLPQAPLTAPSSSFSPALPNTLTIPQGTTATLPSNRASAPSSKIPGQEIAILPNLAQNPTGSNSQPGAIPQLRNLPPRLSSNANSLPTNISPVLPPSLDTIPNNNRVNTPTQPSPLTSQQLEERISSLQQSSAGEKPTSQLPSSRTAANNPFIDQLGDTGKNPTSREVATGTLFDTTQVAEAREYLTKRWQPPTGLGQTLEYSLIVGVDGTIERIFPLNKAAREFVDNAGMPEVGKPFVSANKNGQNVRIRVVLSPDGKVQTFPDE; this is encoded by the coding sequence ATGCCTCTATCAAATTCAGTTATTCGTTGCTACACACCACCGACTTGCACGCTAGAAGTATTCGCGCAAAGCTCACCTCTGTCTCGTTGGATGGGGAAAACTGTCCTCAAACATCTGAGTTTTGAGCTACGTTTTGACGATCCCCGACTACCAGAAGAACACAGAGTTCCAATTCGGGGCGATCGCGAGCAACTCGAAACTTTATGTGATGCTGTCACCAACTATGTACAGCAATTCCTCCAACAGTCTCCAGAAAGCTTTTGGGTCAATTTCTCCAGTACCCAAGAGTCAAGCACAGCACTAGATGAGCCGGAATTAAAGTCTTCAACAAAAACATTAAATGCCTCTAGTACCCAGATTCCAGGGGCAAATATCCATTTAGAACCAAGCAGCTATTTAACTCACAACCTATTTCTTGGTTCTCTGGCCAACTATTCATCTGGCCCCGTAATTCAACTCAGTTTGCTGCAACTATTCGATTTGGCAAGTGCTTTAGATGAATATTCAACTGATGTCATGGCACTTCCAACTCTCAACAGCACAGGTTCGACTCTGAGGTTTCCTGCTTGGGCGCCTATTGCCGCAGTATTAGTATTAGGTATAGGTTTTTTACCAGTTACTTGGCAATATGCTAACAATATTAGAGAAAAGCAACAGCAGACAGCAAAAACATCAAATTCAGAAGCAGTAAAGACTGCTCTAGAACCTTCATCCTCACTAAACTTTCCCACGCCTGAACCTGGGCTAACCCCGCCATCAAATAATTTGCTAGATTCTACCCCTCCACTTTCCACATCCACTTTACCCCAAGCACCTCTAACAGCCCCTAGTTCTAGTTTCTCTCCAGCACTACCAAATACATTGACAATACCTCAAGGGACGACTGCAACCCTTCCTAGTAATCGAGCGAGCGCACCATCCAGCAAAATCCCAGGTCAGGAAATTGCCATATTACCAAATCTAGCACAGAATCCAACCGGGTCAAATTCCCAACCCGGCGCTATCCCTCAACTGCGGAATTTGCCACCCAGACTATCTTCTAACGCCAATAGCTTACCAACTAATATCTCACCAGTCCTGCCTCCATCTCTTGACACCATACCCAATAATAATCGTGTCAATACTCCAACCCAACCCTCTCCACTAACCTCACAACAACTAGAAGAAAGAATCAGTTCCTTACAGCAATCTTCTGCTGGAGAGAAACCTACTTCACAACTTCCCTCCTCTAGAACCGCTGCTAATAATCCATTTATCGATCAATTAGGGGACACAGGTAAAAACCCTACATCCAGAGAAGTAGCTACTGGCACATTATTTGACACAACTCAAGTAGCAGAAGCTAGAGAATATCTAACAAAGCGTTGGCAACCACCTACTGGACTGGGACAAACATTAGAGTACAGTTTGATAGTTGGTGTTGACGGCACAATTGAACGAATTTTCCCCCTTAATAAGGCAGCAAGAGAATTCGTTGATAACGCTGGGATGCCTGAAGTTGGCAAACCTTTTGTTTCCGCTAATAAAAATGGACAAAATGTCAGAATTCGAGTTGTTCTCAGTCCTGATGGCAAGGTACAGACTTTTCCAGATGAATAA
- a CDS encoding ATP-binding cassette domain-containing protein produces MTILTGKINRSQPQEEPKPLILQTQGLTRRFGKFTAVNNLSISVEQGEVFGLLGPNGAGKSTVIKMLTTLLPISAGKATLAGYDVARQSNPVRRAIGYVPQALSADGSLTGYENLLIFAKLYGIPAKGRDRRIYEILEYMGLQDAAKRLVRNYSGGMIRKLEIGISVLHQPQILFLDEPTVGLDPIARTQVWQLVLQLCADYGTTIFLTTHFLEEADSLCNRVAIMQQGEVVTTGSPRDLKASLNNPNATLDDVFIHYTGDQLTSGVNYRDTARTRRTAQRLG; encoded by the coding sequence GTGACAATACTGACGGGAAAAATAAATCGATCGCAACCTCAAGAAGAACCAAAACCGTTGATTTTGCAAACTCAGGGACTCACACGCCGTTTTGGGAAGTTCACCGCAGTTAATAACCTGAGCATATCTGTAGAACAGGGCGAAGTGTTTGGACTGCTTGGGCCCAATGGCGCAGGGAAAAGTACAGTTATTAAAATGTTGACAACCTTGCTGCCTATCAGTGCAGGGAAAGCAACCTTAGCTGGCTATGATGTGGCTCGTCAATCTAATCCTGTGAGACGGGCTATCGGCTATGTACCCCAAGCGCTCTCTGCTGATGGTAGTCTCACGGGGTACGAAAATCTCTTAATCTTCGCCAAGCTGTATGGAATACCTGCCAAAGGACGCGATCGCCGCATCTATGAAATTCTAGAATACATGGGTTTGCAAGATGCGGCAAAACGTTTGGTACGAAACTACTCTGGTGGGATGATCCGCAAACTGGAAATTGGCATATCAGTTCTCCATCAACCCCAAATTTTGTTTCTTGATGAGCCAACTGTCGGACTAGATCCCATCGCTCGAACTCAAGTATGGCAGCTTGTACTACAACTCTGTGCTGATTACGGCACAACTATATTTTTAACAACCCACTTTTTAGAAGAAGCGGATAGCTTATGTAACCGAGTGGCGATTATGCAGCAAGGTGAAGTCGTTACTACAGGTTCACCAAGGGACTTAAAAGCTTCTTTAAATAACCCAAATGCAACTTTGGATGATGTCTTTATTCACTATACAGGCGACCAGTTAACATCAGGAGTGAACTACCGTGACACAGCAAGAACCAGACGTACTGCTCAACGGTTGGGTTAA
- a CDS encoding viroplasmin family protein, with protein MPSKKYYAVFKGRKTGIFTSWEECEEQINGFSGALYKSFKTREEAEAALELTEQNFIPPSEQKEVKQQKTKTKISPAKELILDSVCVDASCLGNPGYVEYRGIHTATHKVIFHKSPMPNGTNNLGEFLAIVHALAHLKNQVSDIPIYSDSETAILWVKNKKVRTKLNRSTDNEEIFNLVDRALNWLESHEYTNPILKWNTMSWGEIPADFGRK; from the coding sequence ATGCCATCCAAGAAATACTACGCCGTTTTTAAAGGTCGAAAGACAGGTATATTCACAAGCTGGGAAGAATGTGAAGAACAAATTAACGGTTTCAGTGGTGCGCTGTACAAGTCTTTTAAGACTAGAGAAGAAGCTGAAGCAGCATTGGAGCTTACAGAGCAAAATTTTATCCCCCCAAGTGAGCAAAAAGAAGTAAAGCAGCAGAAGACAAAAACAAAAATTTCTCCTGCAAAAGAGTTAATTTTGGATAGCGTTTGTGTTGATGCCTCATGTTTAGGTAATCCGGGTTATGTCGAATACCGAGGTATTCATACAGCGACACATAAAGTTATTTTTCATAAAAGTCCAATGCCAAATGGAACGAATAATCTTGGAGAATTTTTGGCTATTGTTCACGCTCTTGCACACCTGAAAAATCAAGTTAGTGATATACCTATTTATTCCGATTCAGAAACAGCTATTCTGTGGGTAAAAAACAAAAAAGTGCGAACAAAGTTAAACCGAAGTACGGACAATGAAGAAATATTTAATTTGGTAGATAGAGCATTAAATTGGCTGGAAAGTCATGAGTATACTAATCCTATTCTCAAATGGAATACTATGTCTTGGGGAGAGATTCCAGCAGATTTTGGTCGTAAATAA
- a CDS encoding DUF3038 domain-containing protein, whose amino-acid sequence MLKVMHSAANSATPNSQWEDLIKLPAPNTVQWDNIKTQLDLVLLALETLTGIGSEAMLSAATDLNLESRVPDRVALWRLRQSNPLRKGQGGRKKLDVEEARSLVLIICYLAKQHQELIRRAVGLLEQMAENNREPHQAALLGDYIDAFCNTYQERMEEDEQISTDLLTNLALKLLVDLLFYSAPGGHRRLWLALIDRSTKF is encoded by the coding sequence ATGCTAAAAGTTATGCACTCGGCCGCCAACTCAGCCACTCCAAATTCCCAGTGGGAGGATTTAATCAAGCTTCCAGCGCCAAATACAGTTCAATGGGACAATATCAAAACCCAATTAGACTTGGTGCTCTTGGCGCTAGAAACCTTAACTGGGATTGGTTCAGAGGCAATGCTTTCGGCGGCAACCGATCTGAATTTAGAGTCAAGAGTGCCAGACCGCGTAGCCTTATGGCGATTGCGCCAATCAAATCCTCTACGCAAAGGTCAAGGAGGGCGAAAAAAGCTAGATGTCGAAGAAGCGCGATCGCTTGTTTTGATCATCTGCTATCTAGCCAAACAGCACCAGGAATTGATTCGCCGCGCTGTTGGTCTGTTAGAACAAATGGCAGAAAATAACCGGGAACCTCACCAGGCTGCTTTACTTGGAGACTATATTGATGCTTTTTGCAACACTTACCAAGAGCGGATGGAAGAGGACGAGCAAATCTCAACGGATTTACTAACCAACCTGGCCCTAAAACTGCTTGTAGATTTACTTTTTTACAGCGCTCCTGGTGGGCATCGCCGTCTTTGGCTAGCACTTATAGACCGTTCAACAAAATTTTAA
- a CDS encoding SAM-dependent methyltransferase: protein MAMVLDKVVPFGRSMDEYIKIFNLTNADLNKRIIGIGDGLASFNAEMTRQRKSVVSVDPLYQFSSDEILQRFNEVVDDIINQVKAKTNDWVWSYHKSPDDLRHNRVKVIQEFMSDYEAGXKSNRYTIGELPKLAFNNQEFDIALCSHLLFLYSDHLDYDFHLDSVGEMLRIAKEVRIFPLITLMWKHSQHLDEIVKYYTSKGYKIDIEKVEYELQPGGNKMLKITRDVI from the coding sequence ATGGCAATGGTTCTAGATAAAGTAGTTCCTTTTGGGAGGTCAATGGATGAATATATAAAAATATTCAATTTAACAAATGCTGATTTAAATAAAAGAATCATTGGGATTGGGGATGGGCTAGCAAGCTTCAATGCAGAAATGACACGTCAGCGTAAAAGTGTAGTTTCTGTTGATCCACTGTACCAATTCTCCAGTGATGAAATATTGCAAAGATTTAATGAAGTAGTAGATGATATTATTAATCAAGTCAAGGCTAAAACGAATGATTGGGTATGGAGCTATCATAAATCCCCGGATGATTTGCGACATAATAGGGTGAAAGTTATTCAAGAATTTATGTCTGATTATGAAGCTGGCAANAAAAGCAACAGATACACAATCGGTGAATTGCCAAAACTGGCATTTAATAATCAAGAATTTGACATAGCGCTTTGTTCACATTTACTGTTTTTATATTCAGACCATCTCGATTACGATTTTCACCTAGATTCTGTAGGTGAGATGTTGCGTATTGCTAAAGAAGTCAGAATATTCCCCCTCATAACTTTAATGTGGAAACATTCACAACATTTAGATGAAATTGTCAAATATTACACTTCAAAGGGTTACAAAATAGATATTGAAAAGGTTGAATACGAACTACAGCCTGGTGGAAATAAAATGTTGAAGATAACCAGAGATGTTATATAA
- a CDS encoding Uma2 family endonuclease translates to MLLELNQLIVRAGHQLLIKDVSWSAYKRILAELGDNRSSRIGYSQGVLEIMAPLPEHEVAKVIIGDLVKVLLEELDLEFWSLGSTTFDKESMDAGVEPDDCFYIQNEAKIRGKDRINLETDPPPDLAIEIDITSRTRFNNYQALRVPELWRWNGSKLEINVLSDGKYLESNISSIFTNLPITKIIPEYLMLSKTNGRNATMKAFRARIRQKISSPI, encoded by the coding sequence ATGTTACTTGAACTCAATCAATTAATTGTTAGAGCAGGTCATCAGTTGTTGATTAAAGATGTCTCCTGGTCGGCATACAAACGCATTTTAGCAGAATTAGGAGACAATCGCAGTTCGCGGATAGGTTACAGTCAAGGGGTGCTAGAAATAATGGCTCCATTGCCAGAGCATGAAGTAGCTAAAGTTATTATTGGCGACTTGGTAAAAGTTTTATTAGAAGAACTCGATCTGGAATTTTGGAGTTTGGGTTCTACGACTTTTGATAAGGAAAGTATGGATGCTGGGGTAGAACCCGATGATTGTTTCTATATCCAAAATGAAGCTAAAATTAGGGGCAAAGATAGAATAAATTTAGAAACCGACCCGCCTCCAGATTTAGCTATTGAAATTGATATTACCTCCCGCACTCGTTTCAATAATTATCAAGCTTTAAGAGTACCAGAGCTATGGCGATGGAACGGAAGCAAGTTGGAAATAAATGTGTTATCTGATGGGAAATATCTAGAATCAAATATCAGTTCTATTTTTACTAATCTCCCCATTACCAAAATAATTCCCGAATATTTAATGCTAAGTAAAACTAATGGTAGAAATGCGACAATGAAAGCATTTCGTGCGCGGATAAGACAGAAAATTAGTAGCCCGATTTAG
- a CDS encoding DUF1257 domain-containing protein yields MSHFSQIKTQIRNLDSLKDALTELGVDWKPGPREVRGYRGQTHPAEVSIEQENGYDIGFRWNGKEYELVADLQYWQQDLSVDGFLRQVTQRYAYQTVVKETARVGFQVSEQQKNEDGSIRLVVQRWSA; encoded by the coding sequence ATGTCACACTTTAGCCAAATTAAGACTCAAATCCGTAACCTTGATTCTTTGAAAGATGCTTTGACTGAATTGGGCGTAGACTGGAAACCAGGCCCACGCGAAGTCCGTGGCTATCGCGGTCAAACCCATCCTGCGGAAGTTAGTATTGAGCAGGAAAATGGCTATGACATCGGTTTTAGATGGAATGGCAAAGAATATGAATTGGTGGCTGACTTGCAATATTGGCAGCAAGATTTGTCTGTAGATGGATTTTTGCGCCAAGTAACACAGCGCTATGCTTATCAAACAGTTGTGAAAGAAACAGCTCGTGTTGGTTTTCAAGTTTCTGAACAACAAAAAAATGAAGATGGTTCAATTCGCCTGGTAGTACAGCGCTGGAGTGCGTAA
- a CDS encoding ferredoxin, translating to MADFLPSPEEQEDNRSGLEPELGGFLRDAPERSGLEPELGGILRQNGVYVDEITCIGCKHCAHVARNTFYIEPDYGRSRVVRQDGDAEEIIQEAIDTCPVDCIHWVDYTELRKLEDERKYQVIPIVGYPVEHAVAASERRRKKQKLKTKKSRY from the coding sequence ATGGCTGATTTTCTGCCGTCGCCGGAAGAACAAGAAGATAACCGTTCCGGTTTGGAACCAGAACTAGGGGGTTTTTTACGAGATGCCCCAGAACGTTCTGGTTTAGAACCGGAATTGGGTGGTATATTGCGCCAAAATGGTGTTTATGTTGACGAAATCACCTGTATCGGTTGCAAGCATTGCGCTCATGTTGCCCGTAACACCTTTTATATTGAACCAGATTACGGGCGATCGCGCGTGGTTCGGCAAGATGGGGACGCTGAGGAAATTATCCAAGAAGCAATTGACACTTGTCCAGTGGATTGCATTCATTGGGTTGATTACACTGAACTGAGAAAGTTAGAAGACGAGCGCAAATATCAGGTAATTCCTATAGTGGGTTATCCTGTAGAACATGCAGTTGCTGCTAGCGAACGTCGGCGTAAAAAGCAAAAGTTAAAAACCAAAAAATCCCGTTATTAA
- a CDS encoding DUF2997 domain-containing protein — METLEFIIYPDGRVQEKVTGIVGNSCAEVTAAIEAQLGQVLNHEPTSEYFAAKVQQSNVANTHTTYSDW, encoded by the coding sequence ATGGAGACATTAGAGTTCATAATCTATCCAGACGGTCGGGTACAAGAGAAAGTCACTGGCATTGTGGGTAATTCTTGCGCTGAAGTTACAGCAGCAATAGAGGCACAGCTGGGGCAAGTACTTAATCATGAGCCAACCTCAGAATATTTCGCCGCCAAGGTGCAGCAATCTAATGTGGCGAATACACACACCACTTACAGCGATTGGTAA
- a CDS encoding endonuclease MutS2, whose protein sequence is MIQSETLELLEWHRLCQHLATFAATKLGATAARHLKIPDSQTQSELLLEQTKEIYQLESRLTTGLSFEGIQDIGDSLERAERSGVLAGEELLAIATTLSGARNLRRVIDNQEDLPILTDLVADLRTYPELEQEIHRCIDERAQVTDRASQKLGEIRTDLRRLRSQITQKLQNILQAKSGAVQEQLITQRSDRFVIPVKAPQKDAIPGIVHDTSTSGATLYVEPNSVVPLGNQLRQIIRREQAEEETIRRVLTEQVAAVKPDLERLLAIATTLDLATARSRYSFWLGANPPRFIRREDKEIITLRNLRHPLLVWQQQHEQGQPVVPVDLLINPLIRVVTITGPNTGGKTVTLKTLGLAALMAKVGLFVPAREPVEIPWFDKVLADIGDEQSLQQSLSTFSGHIRRISRILEALGNGEAGEQGSKGAGEQGSREAEEKLPASNSALVLLDEVGAGTDPVEGSALAIALLQYLANHSQLTIATTHFGELKALKYEDDRFENASVEFDESTLSPTYRLLWGIPGRSNALTIALRLGLKPEVVQQAKTQVGEATDEVNQVIAGLEAQRRRQETKAAEAQVLLQQAERLYKEVSAKAASLEERESSLRASQEVAVQQAIAQAKGEIAQVIRRLQKGTPTAQEAQQATNALNQIGQQYQPATPAKPKVGFMPKVGDRIRVPKLGQTADVITAPDEDGQLSVRFGLMKMAVKLEDIESLDGQKAEPVVKPKPAPAAVTPPPQNVPEIRTSQNTIDLRGKRVADAEYILDKAISEATGPIWIIHGYGTGKLRQGVHAFLQQHSRVNNYEPAEQADGGSGVTVAHIK, encoded by the coding sequence TTGATCCAATCTGAAACCTTAGAATTATTAGAATGGCATCGCCTTTGCCAGCACCTTGCTACCTTTGCCGCAACTAAGCTGGGGGCGACAGCTGCGCGTCATCTGAAAATACCTGATTCTCAGACCCAAAGCGAACTGTTGTTAGAGCAAACCAAAGAAATCTACCAACTGGAAAGTCGCCTGACCACGGGACTGTCATTTGAGGGAATTCAAGATATTGGCGATTCCTTAGAACGAGCAGAACGCAGTGGAGTTTTGGCAGGGGAAGAACTGTTAGCGATCGCTACTACCCTCTCTGGTGCCAGAAATTTGCGCCGTGTCATCGACAATCAAGAAGATTTGCCGATATTGACTGATTTGGTTGCCGATTTACGGACTTATCCCGAACTAGAACAGGAAATTCACCGCTGTATTGATGAACGGGCTCAGGTAACTGACCGCGCGAGTCAAAAACTGGGAGAAATTCGCACAGACTTACGGCGATTACGTAGCCAAATTACTCAAAAGCTGCAAAATATCTTACAGGCAAAATCTGGCGCAGTTCAAGAACAGCTGATTACGCAACGGAGTGATCGCTTTGTTATCCCCGTAAAAGCACCCCAAAAAGATGCTATTCCTGGTATAGTCCACGATACCTCTACCAGCGGTGCCACCCTGTATGTGGAACCGAATTCAGTAGTACCTCTAGGCAACCAACTGCGGCAGATCATCAGAAGAGAGCAAGCCGAAGAAGAAACGATTCGCCGTGTTTTGACGGAACAAGTAGCCGCAGTTAAGCCAGATTTAGAGAGATTGTTAGCGATCGCCACCACTTTGGATTTGGCAACCGCTAGATCGAGATATAGTTTCTGGTTAGGAGCGAATCCCCCGCGATTTATCCGGCGTGAAGACAAGGAAATCATTACCTTACGGAACTTACGACATCCTTTGTTAGTGTGGCAACAACAGCATGAACAAGGGCAACCAGTAGTTCCTGTAGATTTGCTGATTAACCCGCTAATTAGGGTTGTAACCATTACCGGGCCAAATACTGGCGGTAAAACTGTAACCTTAAAAACTTTGGGGTTAGCAGCATTAATGGCCAAAGTGGGTTTATTTGTCCCCGCCCGCGAACCAGTAGAAATACCTTGGTTTGATAAGGTGTTGGCAGATATTGGCGATGAACAATCCTTACAGCAGAGTTTATCCACATTCTCTGGACACATCCGCCGTATTAGTCGGATTTTAGAGGCATTGGGGAATGGGGAAGCAGGGGAGCAGGGGAGCAAGGGAGCAGGGGAGCAGGGGAGCAGAGAAGCAGAGGAGAAACTTCCTGCTTCTAACTCAGCACTCGTTTTACTTGATGAAGTCGGCGCAGGAACCGATCCAGTGGAAGGTAGTGCTTTAGCGATCGCCTTGTTGCAATATCTTGCCAACCATTCCCAGCTAACGATCGCGACCACTCACTTCGGCGAACTAAAAGCCCTGAAATACGAAGACGATCGCTTTGAAAATGCCTCTGTAGAATTTGACGAAAGTACTTTGTCGCCTACTTATCGTCTGCTGTGGGGCATCCCCGGACGTTCTAATGCCCTGACAATTGCCCTGCGCTTGGGATTAAAACCAGAAGTGGTGCAACAGGCAAAAACCCAAGTTGGAGAAGCCACAGATGAAGTTAACCAGGTGATTGCTGGCTTAGAAGCGCAACGCCGCCGCCAAGAAACCAAAGCAGCCGAAGCCCAAGTTTTGTTGCAGCAAGCGGAACGTTTATATAAAGAAGTATCCGCAAAAGCCGCAAGTCTGGAGGAAAGGGAAAGCAGTTTGCGGGCTTCACAGGAAGTAGCAGTGCAGCAAGCGATCGCTCAGGCAAAAGGTGAAATTGCCCAAGTAATCCGCCGTTTGCAGAAAGGTACGCCCACAGCCCAAGAAGCGCAGCAAGCTACCAATGCTTTGAATCAAATTGGCCAACAATATCAGCCAGCAACACCAGCCAAACCAAAAGTTGGGTTTATGCCCAAAGTAGGCGATCGCATCCGCGTTCCCAAATTGGGACAGACAGCCGACGTAATCACCGCCCCTGATGAAGATGGCCAGTTAAGCGTTCGCTTTGGCCTAATGAAAATGGCTGTGAAGTTAGAAGATATAGAATCTTTAGATGGTCAAAAAGCTGAACCAGTCGTTAAACCCAAACCAGCCCCAGCAGCAGTAACCCCGCCACCGCAAAATGTCCCAGAAATTCGGACTTCTCAAAATACCATCGATTTGCGTGGAAAACGGGTGGCTGATGCCGAATACATTTTAGATAAAGCCATCTCGGAAGCTACAGGCCCAATCTGGATTATTCACGGCTATGGCACTGGTAAGCTACGACAAGGAGTTCACGCCTTTTTGCAACAGCATTCCAGAGTGAACAACTACGAACCAGCAGAACAAGCAGATGGCGGCAGTGGTGTTACCGTTGCTCACATAAAATAA